Proteins co-encoded in one Cytophaga hutchinsonii ATCC 33406 genomic window:
- the lpxA gene encoding acyl-ACP--UDP-N-acetylglucosamine O-acyltransferase: protein MNQPLAYIHPEAKIAQNVVIEPFTTIHKNVEIGEGTWIGPNVTIMEGARIGKNCKIFPGASISTLPQDLKFEGEETLTIIGDNTVIRECVTISRGTKDKFKTVVGSNCLLMAYVHIAHDCIVGDHCILANAVQVAGHAIIDDYAIISGASAIHQFCKIGAHVMVSGGSLVRKDVPPYTKAGREPLSYCGINSVGLRRRGFSNEKINEIQDIYRVIYLRGFNNSQALNHLEVNFAPSKELDEIVNFMRNSDRGIMKGIGD from the coding sequence ATGAATCAGCCATTAGCATATATACATCCGGAAGCTAAGATTGCACAGAATGTAGTAATCGAACCATTTACAACGATTCATAAAAACGTTGAAATAGGTGAAGGTACCTGGATAGGCCCCAATGTTACGATTATGGAAGGTGCGCGTATCGGAAAAAACTGCAAGATTTTCCCGGGTGCATCTATTTCAACGCTTCCTCAGGATCTGAAATTTGAAGGAGAAGAAACATTAACAATCATTGGTGACAATACCGTTATCAGAGAATGTGTTACCATAAGCAGAGGTACAAAAGATAAATTCAAGACTGTTGTAGGCAGCAATTGCTTATTAATGGCATATGTACACATTGCACACGATTGTATCGTAGGTGATCACTGTATCCTTGCAAATGCGGTACAGGTTGCTGGCCACGCTATTATTGATGATTATGCAATCATCAGTGGTGCGAGCGCTATTCACCAGTTCTGCAAGATCGGTGCACACGTGATGGTATCCGGAGGTTCATTGGTACGTAAAGATGTTCCGCCATATACAAAGGCCGGACGTGAGCCGTTGAGCTATTGCGGGATTAACTCCGTAGGATTAAGACGTCGTGGTTTTTCAAATGAAAAAATCAACGAGATACAGGATATTTACCGTGTTATTTATTTAAGAGGATTCAATAACTCTCAGGCATTAAATCACCTGGAAGTAAACTTCGCGCCTTCAAAAGAATTAGATGAGATCGTAAACTTCATGCGCAACTCGGACAGAGGTATCATGAAAGGAATAGGCGACTAG
- a CDS encoding bifunctional UDP-3-O-[3-hydroxymyristoyl] N-acetylglucosamine deacetylase/3-hydroxyacyl-ACP dehydratase produces MYTKQHTIKAPVKVSGVGLHTGAQVNLTFVPAPINHGILFKRVDLPDQPVVECDVDNVVDVSRGTSIEKNGARINTVEHALAALVGLQIDNILIELDGPEIPIMDGSSLPFIEAINAIGLEEQNALRNFFEVPHGIFFQDAEKNIELAALPLDDYRVTVMVDYNSPVLGSQHATLNNINQFEKEIASCRTFCFLHELEMLHKQNLIKGGDLNNAIVIVDRIVKDDELDSLAKLFGKDKVEVKKEGILNNIELRYKNEPARHKLLDVVGDLALVGRPLKAQIMAARPGHASNVAFAKKLKRVMMDSRQKAPHYDITQPSVLDVNQIYKLLPHRYPFKLVDKIVHLDENMIIGVKNVTINEPFFEGHFPGNPVMPGVLQIEAMAQTGGIFVMQSVPDPENYWTYFLSIESAKFRRMVVPGDTLVFKCELTAPIKRGIAKMQGQAYVGGNLVCEASLTASIVKKK; encoded by the coding sequence ATGTATACTAAACAACACACTATAAAAGCGCCTGTAAAGGTTTCAGGCGTTGGACTGCATACTGGTGCTCAAGTAAATCTTACATTTGTTCCTGCTCCGATCAATCATGGTATTTTATTTAAACGCGTTGATCTACCCGATCAACCGGTTGTAGAATGTGATGTTGATAATGTGGTTGACGTTTCAAGAGGAACTTCGATTGAAAAAAACGGAGCCCGTATCAACACCGTAGAACACGCATTAGCCGCTCTTGTTGGTTTACAGATTGACAACATTCTTATTGAACTGGATGGCCCTGAAATTCCGATCATGGATGGAAGTTCCCTTCCGTTTATTGAAGCGATTAATGCAATTGGTTTAGAAGAACAAAATGCATTGCGTAACTTTTTTGAAGTACCACACGGTATCTTCTTCCAGGATGCTGAAAAAAACATTGAACTTGCCGCTCTCCCATTAGATGATTACCGGGTAACCGTAATGGTTGATTACAATTCTCCTGTACTTGGAAGCCAGCATGCAACCTTAAATAATATCAACCAGTTTGAAAAGGAAATTGCTTCCTGCCGTACCTTCTGCTTCTTACATGAACTGGAAATGCTGCATAAGCAGAACCTGATTAAAGGTGGGGATCTGAACAATGCAATTGTTATTGTTGACCGCATTGTAAAAGATGATGAACTGGACAGCCTGGCAAAACTTTTCGGTAAAGATAAAGTTGAAGTTAAGAAAGAAGGTATTCTGAATAATATCGAACTTCGTTATAAAAATGAACCTGCCAGACATAAATTATTGGATGTTGTTGGTGATTTAGCTTTGGTTGGCCGTCCGTTAAAAGCACAGATTATGGCAGCCCGCCCGGGCCATGCCTCTAACGTAGCTTTCGCTAAGAAATTAAAACGTGTAATGATGGATTCCAGACAAAAAGCCCCGCATTACGATATTACACAGCCGTCTGTGTTGGATGTAAATCAGATTTATAAATTACTTCCACACAGATACCCATTCAAACTGGTTGATAAGATTGTACACCTTGACGAGAATATGATTATCGGCGTTAAGAATGTTACCATCAATGAACCGTTTTTTGAAGGGCATTTCCCAGGAAACCCTGTTATGCCGGGCGTACTTCAGATTGAAGCGATGGCTCAAACAGGTGGTATCTTTGTGATGCAGTCTGTACCGGATCCGGAAAATTACTGGACCTATTTCCTGAGTATTGAAAGTGCAAAATTCCGTCGCATGGTTGTACCGGGCGATACATTGGTTTTCAAATGTGAGTTAACGGCACCAATCAAACGCGGCATTGCAAAAATGCAGGGTCAGGCTTATGTAGGAGGAAATTTAGTTTGTGAAGCAAGTTTAACAGCAAGTATTGTTAAAAAGAAATAA